The Gemmatimonadota bacterium genome has a window encoding:
- a CDS encoding pyridoxal phosphate-dependent aminotransferase, with protein MPAIRPLSRKLDRIAPSATTALNERAIAMKREGVEVFNFAVGEPDFPTPDHIKEAGMAAIRDNLTRYTPATGILDLKEAICRKLARDNGLEYAPNQIATTSGGKHALYNLLYVICDEGDEVLVPAPYWVSYPEMVKLAGAVPVVLNTGPDASFKATAGQVRSAITPKTRALLLNSPSNPTGMVYSRDELAAIAEVVMDAGIYVITDELYEKILYDGHRHISIAALHPRMKEQALVVNGLSKAYAMTGWRLGYAAGPAEVMDLVSKFQGQTVLHPSAITQHAAIAALIGPEDFLPPMIKAFDRRRNYIMGRLRNMEGVACARPGGAFYVFPDLSAYLGRRRPDGSPIEGSLDLAMYLLEAYQVISAPGAAFGSEGCLRFSYATTLDVIERGMDRVEEGLSSLAG; from the coding sequence ATCGCACCCTCCGCGACCACCGCACTCAACGAGCGGGCCATCGCGATGAAACGCGAAGGCGTCGAGGTTTTCAACTTCGCCGTGGGCGAACCGGACTTCCCCACGCCCGACCACATCAAGGAAGCCGGCATGGCGGCGATCCGGGACAACCTCACCCGGTACACGCCCGCGACCGGCATCCTGGACCTCAAGGAAGCGATCTGCCGCAAGCTGGCCAGGGACAACGGGCTCGAATACGCGCCGAACCAGATCGCGACGACCTCCGGCGGCAAGCACGCCCTGTACAACCTGCTCTACGTGATCTGCGACGAAGGCGACGAGGTACTCGTCCCGGCGCCCTACTGGGTCAGTTATCCCGAGATGGTCAAACTCGCGGGCGCCGTTCCGGTGGTGCTGAACACGGGACCGGACGCTTCTTTCAAGGCGACGGCCGGCCAGGTGCGGTCCGCGATTACGCCGAAGACCAGGGCGCTCCTGCTCAACTCTCCCTCCAATCCCACGGGCATGGTGTACTCGAGGGACGAACTCGCCGCCATCGCCGAAGTGGTCATGGATGCGGGGATATACGTCATAACGGACGAACTGTACGAGAAGATCCTGTATGACGGCCATCGCCACATAAGCATCGCGGCCCTCCATCCGCGGATGAAGGAACAGGCGCTGGTGGTCAACGGACTGTCCAAGGCGTACGCCATGACCGGATGGCGACTGGGTTACGCCGCCGGTCCCGCCGAGGTGATGGATCTGGTCTCGAAATTCCAGGGACAGACAGTCTTGCATCCGAGCGCCATCACCCAGCACGCGGCCATCGCCGCGCTGATCGGCCCCGAGGACTTCCTGCCCCCCATGATCAAGGCGTTCGACCGGCGGCGGAACTACATCATGGGAAGGCTGCGGAACATGGAAGGCGTGGCGTGCGCCCGGCCCGGCGGCGCGTTCTACGTGTTTCCCGACTTGTCGGCGTATCTGGGCCGCAGGCGGCCCGACGGCAGCCCCATCGAAGGATCGCTGGACCTGGCCATGTACCTGCTCGAGGCGTACCAGGTGATTTCGGCGCCGGGCGCCGCCTTCGGGTCCGAGGGCTGCCTGAGGTTTTCCTACGCAACCACCCTGGACGTGATCGAAAGGGGCATGGACCGGGTAGAGGAGGGGTTGTCGTCCCTGGCGGGTTGA